The genomic interval TTGGGTGTGCACACTGTAGACAAAATCCTCTtcaaatgtgatgtgatgttctgGGTGTTGTAAATGCCGCAGTGAACCCTACTACTAAAGAACTTGATTTTAATTCAATTTGAAAAGTGTAGTAGTATCAATTTATTTTACAGTGTGTATTTACATATAATATTGTGTAATTTGATAACACATACAAAACTCTAAACCTACGGTACATAATAGTGCATGCTGTTAAATATGTCCTAACACAGCATCTTATTAATGTATCAGAGACTAGGGgtataaataataatcgatatgaaTCGATGCATCCATCCTACAGCCGACGATCGAATCGAAtcttattgtatcgtatcgtggggcattcttaaatatcgaaaataatccAATCGCTACCTTATGAAATCAACATTGAATCAAAAGCATTACCTCTGCCAGCCAGTGAGGGCGATGCCCTGCAGTGTCACCGCAGCTGGCCGGCTGGACGCCACCTTCAGCCACTGCAGGTGGTTGTCCACATGTCTCTGCGTGGAGGGGACGCAGGTGTGGACACACGTGGAGCCTTTGAAGGAGCTGGCTGTCCACAGCTGAGAGAGGCCAGACGAACTGTACTTGTCCATCAACAGCACTGGTGGAACAAGAAGAAGAATGGGAGGCTTCAGTTTAAAATGCAAGCACAGGCtggtgttgtgttgatatgagcCACCCTGTTGAGCTGAGCTACCGTGGGTCCATTTCAGTCTTGTACCTTCCATCCTCTcttttttgcttgtggcctcgaactTCGCTGATGCCCcctctccgtggagaaaaccaaGTTGAACTGCTAAAGTTAAAGTCGAACTGCTGTCAGCCTTGGCACGGGGCTTTTCCTCATTCAATAACTCGATTGGCAATGAGAAAATTATCTTTAAATTGTGCTTATATTGTCCGTGATGCACTGCCTGGaatcacaaggtcacaagcaaaATGAAAGGCCAGGAGGTACTAGACTGAGTTGGACCCCGAGCCATTAAAATGCATTACAGGccctcagggttagggttagggttatggtttACAGCTATGTTAACAGCTGATTGGCAGGTCATCTCAACGAAGCAGTCCTATCTCGACAGAGCACCAACATTATGAAGTTCTTAGTAAAACACTAGCACCACAAAAAAATAGCCAGTCCGGCAAAATGTGTGTCTTCTTAACATACAGCATATCCACCTGTGTTTTCCACATCCAAAACAGGACTGTAATCCCAAATCATCGGCTGGACAAGTCCCACAAGACCGCTCTCTGTAGTCAGACAACAACAAGATATTTTTAGATACGTGTTCAGACTCCTGATGTGCTTTGAATTCATATGATGACATTAGTAGATCATCTGCAATGCAGACACTCCTTCATTTCCCTGGTACCTTGGCACATTCCACAAATATGATCGCCTCTCTTGAATTACATcgaaataatttattttcataagATGGATAAAGAAACCCTTACtttaactagtgttgcaccgataccattttttggccccgatatgATACCCGGTAaccgactgtgcagtatcggccgttaccgataccataccgatactactctgtttgaaatgtatatatatgaaaagttatataggctactacttggatgtaacatcattgctattatggctttgtcaggctgctgtctactccagtagaactttttataccttttaaatacctatgatataaaataactaagttcaaggctgtgtttaagagtcatacgagcatctgtaaatggtatcggtgccctatttgttggtatcggccgataccgataccaccattttagtgcagtatcggggccccggccgatactggtatcggtatcggtgcaacactagttttaACAAGATAATTTCAGATATGTGTTTAGAGTTCTGTTGTCCTTTGAATTCACTTGATGGCATTTGAAGAGCATCTACAAAGGCAGCAGCTCCCTCTGTTCCCCGTTACCTTTCAGCGTCTCCAGGCTCATTCCTCGGAGCATGTCGTCCCACATGATCAGACTGAGGTCCGGGTGTCGATCCCGCACCGCCTTGGCCACCCTGGTCACGTGACCCAGGAAGAGCTGGTGCACGCTGCGGTTAGGAGAGGTCAGCCACTGCCGCGACTCCTCTCCCTGGCCCAGCAGGTAAACCTGCAGAATTGTATGTGTTACTTACATGTAATGTTATCTATGGTGGTTTGCAGGGTCTACACTTTACATGAAGAAGGTTATGAAATGTCTCAAAATGgcattttcttttcatttgttgTCTGCTTGTGTAATTGTCCCACTACTAACATAACAGTCTGTAAATGCAGGCAGTGTCTATTCTGCTGCAGGGATACCAACatgaaacacaaaaacacaaaaacttcttgtttttgtgttttgtttgtttgtttgtgctgttgttgttttttcccagaagaaaacgcATATCATGAATATCCTGCCCTGCCCACATATGGTTCCataataaaagtaggcctacagctaatgATAACACGGATAGGCTAAAATGATGCTGCTCGTACCTCGTCCGCTCCCAGGTGTAGGCTGCTGCTGCCGGGGTGGAGCTCCATCACCTGTCGCAGCATCTCCAGCACCAGCTGCACCGCGCGTTCCTTGTGCGGGTTCAGCGTGCCGAGACAGTGGCCGACCTCGCGCAGCTCACGGAACGCGCCATGCTTCAAAACAAACTGAGGACAGAGAACGTCATGAGACAAAAACAAGTCTTGGTGGTGGAGAATTATCAGGAAATAGCAGAATCACCCACCTCCATGTGTCCAAATGTTTGGACCAGCGGAATGACTTCCAGGTTTCTGgatttggcagtgtcctgcaagatAGCGATCTCTTCTCGGCTGCATAAGACAATTTTATGATGCACATCTTATGAGATAATAATGAGCTGTGCGACCCTGAGCTACTAGGCTAAGCCAGAGTGGGGTAAATGAGACACTTATGAGACTTTGCCGTAGCCTACCTGTAAGGTGGGTGTGCCGAAGCTCGGATGCTCTCCAGATCTCCCTCGTAGGGAAACATGTCCTCATATTCAATTAGCAACCCATTCGCACCCAGGTCAGCAAATAAGTGAATGAGCTGTTGACATGAACACAGTTGAGAATTAAGATACAAATGACGGAAACGGGCAATACAGGCGAGAGAAGAACCACTGTACAGCTGTTGTCAAAAAAATGGATTAATAAAAGTTCATACCTTGAGCAAATAGTCAAATTTGGGGGGTGCGCCTTTCAGATCCAAATGCACAAGTTTTTTCCCCAGTGGCGACATGGTGTCCGCTGGTGATGAGGTCTGAGACTGGGCTCGGCTGCTCCTCTGCCTCAGTGAGATTCAGCTGCTGTGGCCAGCTTTCATTATACAGTTGCCTACTCTACAGACAGGCTGGTTGGCTGATGGTGCCTGTCACAGTCCACAAGAACTCCCCTTCTATTCAGTTCGTGTAGCCTACAGTCAGTACAGGCTGTAAGTGCAGCCGGGGTAGCTATACCCATGTGATGTTCAAAATAAAAGCATGTATGTCTCCATTCTATATCACACGCTCTGTTTTAGATCTACACTAATAcatattcacatttttttttaaaccacaccATAACAACAAAAGCTATGGTGGGTGCGTAATATGTCAACAGTCTACCCGTGTACCCAGGCTATTTTAACAAGTTTAATGCCAAGGCGCAACGCGAATATCTCACTTACCATTTTCTCCACCAGAGGGCCCGGTTTTTTAGTAGGCCTAACTACACTTTCACAGTGGATGAGCAATGATAGaaaacacagagaacacacacaaaaatctaaTCTGAATGCCACCTTTCATCCGATTTGCCTGTTCTCCAATAAGCCAAATGAAAGCGATCAgcttttttttagaagtgtgGAGACtgatgaaaagtgcattttccaAAAGGCACTATTGGATGTGGATGTTGAATATCTGGTGGAAAGGCCTACTTAATGAAAACAAAATGGCATTGAATAAGGCTTACATTCCCATTGATTGTTTTAATATAAATCACACAGGATATGCAATCATATTGCTCAAGTGTTTGAAGATTAAAAaagaatttaaaggtgcactgtgtaatgtgtttatttccagaatccatgctgctcattcacaaatacttaccaccaccatcaaattatatgggaaaattgcacttttcatacatgaaaacatggatcttcaggtctgccattttgaatttccagaaatagtcatttttctCTGATTGAAATTTTATGACTTACACTTTGCAAAATGTACCCAATCAACTTAGGGTGGCCAATCAGATCTATCCTTTGGATATCTCTTGAGTTAACGCCAGCAGTCACCGACAGTGCCAAAACCTTTAGTAGTTGTAAACTGGACTGCGTTTCCCAATAGGACtcaagtagtaggcctatgagGCATGAGGTGCCCCataggcaatatatcacatcactaTGTTTATTATACATAAAATTATTCCAAAGGCCAATTTTTTTAATTGCATATGCAAATAAAATGTGTGGGCAAAGAGCATGTGTAACCGGTAGGAATTTCACTCTGCGTTGTATAAGTTGAGATGTAATAAAGACTCCAGACAAGATTGCAGATCCAAAGCTTTAGTGATGTGATCTTAGTTGCTCCTGCAGTCTCTGCTTGTAGCAAAGCATCTTCTGTGTTTATCTCATCTCGAtaagcatagaaatatgaatcagacaaacggaaatattagagggggatagaaggaggggggcaggaaactccatagacacccatgacagGGAAGAAGGCTACTGTAAGTCTACTGTAACcaaggtgtgtcaaaataaaaacccatctttgtgtaattatactaAATAAAGAAAGGGGCTAAAAGCACACTGTTACACATGTGTGTGGTAAAatagtgcaccccccccccccatttaacCATCTGAGTACTCCTGATCCATGTTTTAATTACACATGCCCATGTTTGATACACAGACCTGAGTGGTGCTGAAGCTTTGACTGTGCACTGGTAATGAACCAATCTGAGACTCTGTAGAGTCCGTAGCACATGCACAACTCGTGAACACAATCAGGATTTTATGTAGATTGCATGTATATAGCACATACATGAAAAACATGGGTTAAAAAATCAGCACAGGGACATCCAATGCCAAATTGAGACTTTATTTTACATGGTGGCTGATACAACACTTGGAAAAGAAAATGAACACTGAGCACTAACACAAGCATACTAGCACAAATTATAAAAGTAAGTCATAAAAGACAACAACTGTGATATGGAAACCAAGAAAAACTCAACACTATACCGCTGATTCTGATGTCTCCATCTTCAGAGTTGGTCATCTTTAAAGGGTTAAGCCACTGGAATTTCATCAATTAACGTACCTTTTATAGTGTTAGCACACAAGATTTGGTGAAAATCCATTCACCTGCTCAAATGCAATTTCGCAACCATAGCCAGTCAACGGAAAATATTCCTCTGGCCCACcaattatacaaaccccaactccatagaagttgagacacaaggtaaattgtggaTAAtatcaaaatactgccattttcaaaacagaaGAACAGCACAAAGAAACACATCATCCATCGAAACTGACCAAAaccattgttttgggggatattcatggctatgtaaaaacaacacatctcaaaagagttgggacggggacaataaaaggcagcaaatgtcgaggaagactaagtacaaaacaaaagacaacacttaacagttaaatacattaaccgatgagatgattttatataaaaaacagtgttaattcctatcttggacatgatttcaccagcttaaatggtgggtgtattccttgtaaTGCTTTgcaatgttttcttttctgtagtgcttacaggtcttgaccaaaagcccaccattttatcacctgctggtccttatgatggagccaaactgttaaaacatagtagagaatgcaatttgtccttactatgtggcagtaatcgaagatctcccttcaaaatataatgcatgagtggcttttcatgctgtttaaaacccatttataccattcagcactgtatttaactctacagatgagtgagaacatcctaaccaatgcactactgcacccgcatgccatcatggaggctgacttttgaagctagcactaacacaagttggatggtccattttcactgtagcacaggatgtgcaatactctattattgtcaaaaagaattgacttctacaacttctgtaagcaaaggacagtttcccatgtcttctgggtctatttcaattgagctcgggtgcataggagaatgttacacccctgtattaTTTGCACACATGAAACATTCTTACTatagtcaattttcaatagctgtagagtgctagagtgagactacagccagtatatatttaatgatgtcatgaacctatacaatgattttaatgacaaaatatgtcttatatacactcaatcatggtaaatcaaagggaattcaaaaatgtatgtaataactatggtaattattccctctgcatctttaattctgagtgactcagcctctctgtgatgatcttatacctggacacctatattgtccgtcagtacaattcattttgaaatgttcttctttgttgttttatcttatttggatgtttactacacttcactgatccccgtcccaacttatttgagacgtgttgcatttatcaaattagaaatgagtacatatgtccccttaacacttaatatgttgtcttttcactattctccatctaatgaatagattgaatgttttgaaaatgatagcattttgattttattcactgtttaccaaacgttccaacttcaccggagttggggtttgtagataaaGATGTAAGATTATAGATATAGATAAAAGGGCAAGTCGGAAAACATAACTGCTCACCATTTAATTTTTAGTCACATTATATAGTATCTAAACTTAATATGCTTAATTCCTGAGATGTACAAAGTACTTTGTAGACATACTGTTACATATGTAAATGTAACGCCAGTAGTAGGATATTAGTTGCAGCCATGTAACAtaacatcatactactagtgttgtatttGCATTTCAAACAatatttctacttctacttcaagTCTGTTTACTTCATTGTTATTATAAGCCCAACTTCTGTACGTTTTCAGTTCCTTATCTTTAGTTAAAACTTAAAGTGCATTAATGAAAGCTAGTCAGGGAAGTGCGAGTTGGAATTTGTGGGTGTCAGTCCTCCCAAAAGCCTCTTTTGTGGTGCAGAGCATCAAGGAGCCTGGATCGCAGAGTGTCCTTGCACTCGTAAGGGTGAAGCATTAGCAGGGAATGGCACGTCAGAGCTTCTGGGAGGTGATCTGGCGAGGAATCTGGAAGGACCTGCACTCGCATCCTAATCTGCTTCATACCCAATATAGGCACCCGGTCAAAGCCTGTCAAGAACACTGAAGAAAGGTGAAGAGTGAGAGCTTATTGAGCATTTCCTAAATGGGTCTCTATGAGTGAAATGGGGCTGTGTCTATGAACCATGCTCTGGTCTTCTGATGTACCACAGGCCTCCTCTTTTACAAAACACGTGTGATAATAACAAGGAGAACAATTTTAACATCTGTCAGTACTCACAGAGAAATGCTATTTTGTCATCCTCAGAGAGCTCGTTGAACACCTCCCAGAACAAAACCATAGTTGGGTGACTTTCATTGAATCCATACTCGTACTGTGCATTCTACAGACAGATTCAGTAACATGTCAGCAACAAATGAGAAGTGACATCTCAGTGTCAACATCACCATCTCAATGAGTGAAAACAGAGAATACAAACTGATATCATATTAACTCTAAATTAATCTCTAATGAATATGGGAATGAATGGAGATATAGCCGAGGCCTGACTCTAACCTGGGTCCTCATGGGCAGCTGTTGTATAAGTGTATTGGGACACTGCACCCACAAGACCCCTCCATTCCCATTCATTTACATGTTAACAACTCCCCTTGTAATGTTTTTACCCTCACCTGTCTGAGTATGTCCCAGTCATAGTCCTCTCTGCCCACCAACATCTCCTGGAGTTCCTCGGGGTGGAACATCTCCACTGTGTCTCTGGCACACACTTTGAAGAAACCCCTCTTGAACTCCTCAAACACCTCCTCCACTGACTTGCTTAACGCATAGTCCACGTAAGCCTGCACAAACTGCTTCCTGTCAAATATCAATCAATCAGTATTATTAtagcatattatcatacataactgtcattcaatgtgctaaagagtaaaaaaaagagaagagagaagaagaaaaacacattGTAGAAAGTATTATAGATAGCAGATAACTattaccaaaggcagatgaaaataaagctcttttctttttaaaacaagattcGGTCAGTTTTGATTTGGACAGGAACCTGGTTCTAACATTTGGCAGCGTTGCCTGTTGTTGgaaaatcacaaaaccaaataAATCTCATCCTGCTGAATCTTTTTTCTTTCAGGAGGCTTTAGGTCTCTGTGTTGTGCACTGTGATTTACTCACTTGTTAGAATTGGTGACAGGTTTTCCAGCTTCCTGAGGATCTAGCTCGACCTCTTTGTTATCCCAGATTATCTGGCAGAACAACATTAGACAGTTTGGAAGGAAAACACATATTGTTATCTACAGAGCCCGGCACAAGATGCGTCGTGTTTCCACGAAATTAAATTAATCTATAACGGtagtggtgccgtcacgataaagccccgtttttcgtggttgggccacacttccgcggccaatgcatttgaatgggctgtccgactcgtggttgatttacgattgatggacCTGTCAAGCCTCTGGTGGCAAGCCACAGGGCCATTTTGGAAGACCAGGAAGATGTAGGTACGGTGTAGAGAAGCGaacattgcattggaaaacacactgTCCAACTTAATTGGTTTTACTTCATAGTGTGATGGGGCATACATGCTAATGTATCCCTTCACTAATAATCTTTCCCTAATCAGTCTTGTGTCGGAATTGAGtcatcaatcgtaaatcaaccacgagtcggacagcccattgaaatgcattggccgcggaagttggcccaaccacgaaaaacggggctttatcgtgacggcacGACGAATGTTATAGATTTTAGATCCGTGATTCGTGACCACGTGATGATATAGCGTGCAATAAGGTTATCTACACAAGGGTGAGCAATCGCGTGCCTTGTCCCCAACTCTAGTAACGCTACACTTGGCGTTTCTAAACTACCCAAGCAGCTCGCAGAGCATTGAAAGTCAGTGACAAAAAGGCAAGGCAGTAGCTACCCTTAGAACCTAGATCATACTAAGAAATAGGcagttacatttttttaaaaattaatttgGAATTCGTCCTTTTGAAGAGTCTACTACGATACTGCAAAACACCTTATGAACAGTGGCAACAGTAttacctgtagccccttaatgcacgccgtacctcctgtggcacactgtaatagacattgaaagttaactactatagtactacacaactatgGCTGTGCAAAGGGCCTTTGGTGATAcatcacaacttggtcattgccattctagtaacagctaatttataatgccgcgccttaaggggttaaaaaagaaTTTAAGCACTTTGGTCATTACTTACAGAGAAGACAAGCTCCGAATCTTCCACATCCTCATCTTCCAAAACATGCTGAAGACTCCTGGCAAATACAGCTCAAGTGAGTTTACTTTCATAACTGTGGAAAATTACTCATTCAGAGCTCAATCATTCATTGTGATCATTTAATCATTGCAATTGATCAAGTTTGCCTGGTTAATAAAGTATTATGAGCTTGACCTAAAACACTTACTTGGCAACAGATGAGTGTATTTCAGCCAGATCCTCCAGGGTTGGTGGAATATTTAGGAGCTTCCGGAATAGAGCAGATGGAAAGGGCAGGTGCACCAGGCTCTTATTGTACAAAGCCAGGCCGCAGAGGACACCGAACAGGAAATACATCTCCAACTGAACTGTGGGCTATTGGGAAAAAAAGAGTTAAAGGATGGACAGATTTTGATTAAAAATGAGGTTACAGTGATGGCGAACAGTTTGAGAATCTTGTTGCACAACTCCTTTTGACAGGTGTGTAGTAGCCACAGGGTCGTATATTTTACAAAGCAAGCTCCTGCACACCTTCCTTGATTGCAATTAGGAATTACTAGTCTACTTTTGTACTGACCACCATCAGGCAACTTTTAAGCTAAGCATTTCAACTGCAAATGAGGGCAGTGTGTGGATTCTTGCTATGTGAAATTAGTTATATAAGGGAAAGCAATATTAAACAtgtcaaaatatttgaaataccTCAGAAGGGAACCAGACCAATGTTTCTTGGTCGTTTTGTGTAAACATGTTTGAGCTGTACAGTTCTCTAAACACATTTAAGAAGAAGTCCCTCTTGTCGACATCCGATATCTTCGGTTGCATGTCTTTCTCCATGAACTGAACCTACAAAACAACAAATATCTGTCACAAAGTATGTAAACTAAACTTCAAGTCCAGGATGAAAATTGCTCAGTGCTCCTATTTCATCCTGTCTTGGTAGATGTAGAATGGCCAGATTTAGGCTAATCAAGGCCCATGTATTTGTACTGTAGTTAGTAAGCTAACAAACTATTGACATAATACAGTCAGAAAGCAGAAGCAAATAATTAATTCAGCTTATGTAAGAGTCAAATCCTGGCAAGGCTGAGTCTACAGACACTAATACGCCTAGGAAAGGATTGCTTTACCAAAGCAGCCAAGCAGCGCTTTGTAGTTTCCCCCTTCAGTCATTCTACTTGTACACAGCTTGGACACACCACAGTCTCTCTAACCACTGTAGAGACAGACAGCCTGCTCCTAACCTTCTAGTGCTGTTACATCTTATGGATGAGGCAATTTTTTTCAGCatttaatagatttttttttaaattacagtatatgaaagataaaaactgtttagtgttgctttaagataTAATGAACTGTCTTACCCCCAAAAatttcctcaggtcacgtgaatTTGCTAGTTTTAACTGACTGAGGGCATCTTCCAGGAGATGTGTGCGTCTCAGATTAAGCACAAAGCACGATTCATTTGCCTGAAATTAATTTAAACATAATATTGCCTTATTTTTCCAGTCACTTTAATAATGTTTTTACAAAGGGTGGAAGAAATTTTACATTTTTAAGATATATTTTTGCAATAATATACCATACTATTTATACTaaatacaatatatacagtacatgataaAAGTCTACCTTGCATTCTGTATCTTTGATTACATTAGAACAGATGTAAAGTATGGATGTACTTACGCTCATATATTGAGGACGAAAGTCTAAAAGAGTTTGCTTGTCCTTAATATTAAAAATGCATGGGCTGGACATCAAGCGAAGCATATTGTTCTGAAATGTGGTAAATATTGCATTGAAAAAAAACGTTTCCAttgtaataatattataataatattctTTAATAATATAGTACCTATGATAACTGTTGAACATTAAAATCAATCAGCCTACCAGATATGAAGCCATCATGTTCTGTACTGAGACAAGTTCATGTTGCCACCATGGTAACATAAGATGAGCTTGGCAAGCAACCCATCTGTCTGTCAACTGGGAGGATAAACAACGCTTAAACTACAACCCAGAGTATTTTAAAGGCAAGAAAACCCAACAGCAACTAAAATGTGATTCCCCTCACATTACAGGTTACTGGTTGGCATGGTATTGTATGACATGAtatatgggtcagtgatgtttcagcagtagcacatgtcagggctgcgcaacagccagtgccactactgtatggattttgtttgtctgtttttagtggactatctaagaagcatattcattgcagcatatcaactagtaattcatttatgggcattagatgccgttgcgccacctgacaaCTGAACCCAAAAAACGCCTTTGACCCATATGCAGTTTttagaaaatgtaatgcattgaaaTACATTTAGCAAATACTTGTTTTCAGAGATTAGTAAACTCCTCATCACAGAGTAGGAATAAGTGTATTGTTTCGTAATGTTATCAAATCATATCAAATTACCTCTTTGCCGAGAGAGCTAAATTCCTTGACACGGAAACACTGATCTTCaattcttctctttcctctgcg from Engraulis encrasicolus isolate BLACKSEA-1 chromosome 17, IST_EnEncr_1.0, whole genome shotgun sequence carries:
- the hexd gene encoding hexosaminidase D; translated protein: MSPLGKKLVHLDLKGAPPKFDYLLKLIHLFADLGANGLLIEYEDMFPYEGDLESIRASAHPPYSREEIAILQDTAKSRNLEVIPLVQTFGHMEFVLKHGAFRELREVGHCLGTLNPHKERAVQLVLEMLRQVMELHPGSSSLHLGADEVYLLGQGEESRQWLTSPNRSVHQLFLGHVTRVAKAVRDRHPDLSLIMWDDMLRGMSLETLKESGLVGLVQPMIWDYSPVLDVENTVLLMDKYSSSGLSQLWTASSFKGSTCVHTCVPSTQRHVDNHLQWLKVASSRPAAVTLQGIALTGWQRYDHLSVLCELLPVALPSLASCLQTLIYGSFSAEAQTRVTEILGTPTEVEDISSLSPENSTSFPGQKLAASMVELTSLLQSEDLRLFESNMYVRGWFTPYHRRRKIAHPLIAQQIQIQVMALLQAVEPRAEEVRQEMGLLYPQATVEEWAEQHVSAVLAPLHSLLKDLQLAMEDMGLHAPVPPSGW